Proteins encoded together in one Formosa sp. Hel3_A1_48 window:
- the trxA gene encoding thioredoxin: MALEITDANFEETVLNSSKPVMVDFWAAWCGPCRMVGPIIDEISAEYADKAVVGKVDVDANQEFAAKYGVRNIPTVLVFQNGEVVGRQVGVAPKASYTDAIDALL, from the coding sequence ATGGCATTAGAAATAACAGACGCAAATTTTGAAGAAACAGTTCTTAACAGTAGTAAGCCCGTCATGGTTGATTTTTGGGCAGCTTGGTGTGGCCCTTGCCGCATGGTAGGTCCGATCATTGACGAGATTAGTGCGGAGTATGCAGATAAGGCTGTTGTTGGCAAAGTTGATGTTGATGCAAACCAAGAATTTGCTGCTAAATACGGCGTTAGAAATATCCCTACGGTTTTGGTGTTTCAAAACGGAGAGGTTGTTGGACGCCAGGTAGGCGTAGCCCCAAAAGCAAGTTATACAGATGCAATTGACGCCTTGTTATAA